Proteins encoded by one window of Winogradskyella sp. PG-2:
- a CDS encoding OmpA family protein, whose protein sequence is MKKLIVLSLSMSLFFGCGAIQNMKKQQKGTLAGTAGGALLGAAVSKGSVWGILAGAAVGGVAGNLIGKKMDTQARELTQAVPTAEVNRVGEGINMTFDSSLAFKINSAELSSSYLQDLSAAAQVFKSYPDTNILIEGHTDDSGAAEYNYALSERRAKSVSNYFISQGISASRLTTKWFGETQPKYPNDDASREKNRRVELAIYANDAMVGEAKSGKLD, encoded by the coding sequence ATGAAAAAATTAATAGTTTTAAGTTTATCCATGTCTTTGTTTTTTGGATGTGGAGCAATACAAAATATGAAGAAGCAACAAAAAGGGACCCTTGCGGGAACAGCTGGAGGTGCCTTACTAGGAGCTGCGGTTTCTAAAGGTAGTGTTTGGGGTATTTTAGCAGGTGCAGCCGTAGGCGGAGTTGCGGGTAATTTAATAGGGAAGAAGATGGATACGCAAGCGAGAGAATTAACACAAGCAGTTCCAACTGCAGAGGTTAATAGAGTTGGTGAGGGCATCAACATGACATTTGATTCGAGTTTAGCATTTAAAATAAACTCGGCCGAGCTTAGTAGTAGCTATTTACAGGACTTATCAGCGGCAGCACAAGTTTTTAAGAGTTATCCTGACACGAATATACTTATCGAAGGTCATACTGATGATTCAGGGGCTGCAGAGTACAACTACGCCTTATCAGAAAGGCGAGCGAAATCAGTGTCAAACTATTTTATTTCACAGGGCATAAGTGCCTCAAGGTTGACAACAAAATGGTTTGGAGAGACACAGCCAAAGTATCCAAATGATGATGCTAGTAGAGAAAAGAATAGACGTGTTGAACTCGCTATTTATGCAAATGACGCCATGGTTGGCGAAGCAAAAAGCGGTAAACTAGACTAG
- a CDS encoding tetratricopeptide repeat protein — protein sequence MGKKCRASLETAHSALKSEMYNEALELFGAFSSKCKTKDAKEAAAIGKAEAFNGLEQYSDAIVEADKALKITKDKSLNGHFQKALAQNKSGDIEGSKTSLERVMALTENNQNISERASNYALIAALYERQLNDIGTAQEYLNKAKQLDPKNINVLIQEGTMYSTIKDFNRAFQIYDSAQVLDPNNLELATARVNSRLRMLEFKYGTTKAQELRNKMTVDEKSLICADLNTSKALGLNDMNKDLFLALICNQ from the coding sequence ATGGGAAAAAAGTGTAGAGCCTCCCTAGAGACGGCTCATTCAGCCTTAAAGTCAGAAATGTATAATGAAGCACTGGAATTATTTGGTGCATTTTCCTCAAAATGTAAAACAAAAGATGCTAAAGAAGCTGCTGCCATAGGTAAAGCAGAGGCTTTTAATGGTTTAGAACAATACTCGGATGCAATTGTAGAAGCAGATAAAGCCCTAAAGATTACAAAAGATAAAAGTTTAAATGGTCATTTTCAAAAAGCATTAGCACAGAATAAATCAGGAGATATCGAGGGGTCTAAAACTTCCTTAGAGCGTGTTATGGCACTGACAGAAAATAATCAAAATATATCAGAAAGAGCATCAAACTATGCGCTCATAGCAGCATTATACGAACGTCAGTTAAATGATATTGGTACTGCCCAAGAATATTTGAATAAAGCGAAGCAGCTAGATCCAAAGAATATTAATGTATTAATACAAGAAGGCACAATGTATTCTACTATTAAAGATTTTAATCGGGCTTTTCAAATCTATGATTCAGCTCAGGTCCTAGATCCGAATAATTTAGAATTGGCTACTGCTCGTGTAAATTCTCGACTCCGCATGTTAGAATTTAAGTATGGAACGACAAAAGCACAAGAATTACGTAATAAAATGACAGTAGACGAGAAATCTCTTATTTGTGCAGATTTAAACACTTCTAAAGCACTCGGACTTAATGATATGAACAAGGATTTATTTTTAGCCTTAATATGTAATCAATAA
- a CDS encoding linear amide C-N hydrolase, giving the protein MPTSFGCTGIVVKTQNGVTIPARTMEFGFDVRSKLLVISKGTTIKFLSSIDGKDGYTMKTKYGFAGMNAVEKNIVVDGVNEAGLYLGCFYFAGFANYEKLTPKNQSTAVSIEELGNYVLGSFATVDEVIEGLQDITLVGSFIEDIQGEAPFHYAVTDKTGRSVVIEYTKDGLQVYENTVNVVCNNPTYDWHLTNLRNYVNLAPNNAKGFTLNGENYTPLGEGTGMLGLPGDYTSPSRFVRATAFINTTLPSKNIEEGIFRAFHTLNAFDIPKGAVRQPTPTGVHTDYTVWTSAVDTKNSVYYYKTYKNQNVKKLVLKDILDQANGQMLVIESETPRIYENVVKG; this is encoded by the coding sequence ATGCCAACGTCTTTTGGCTGTACAGGAATTGTTGTTAAAACACAAAACGGAGTCACAATCCCAGCAAGAACAATGGAGTTTGGATTTGACGTTCGCTCTAAATTATTAGTCATTTCAAAAGGAACGACGATAAAATTTCTGAGTTCGATTGATGGTAAAGATGGGTATACTATGAAAACCAAATATGGTTTTGCGGGTATGAATGCTGTAGAAAAGAATATTGTAGTTGATGGTGTAAATGAAGCAGGACTTTACTTAGGCTGTTTTTATTTTGCTGGATTTGCGAACTATGAAAAACTAACTCCGAAAAACCAGTCTACAGCAGTGTCTATCGAAGAATTAGGAAATTATGTGCTTGGAAGTTTCGCAACTGTAGATGAAGTTATAGAAGGACTTCAAGATATAACGCTTGTAGGGTCATTCATCGAAGATATTCAAGGTGAAGCGCCATTTCATTATGCAGTTACTGATAAAACGGGTCGTTCTGTGGTTATTGAATATACGAAAGATGGACTACAAGTATACGAAAACACGGTAAATGTAGTCTGCAACAACCCAACTTATGATTGGCATTTAACCAATTTAAGAAACTACGTGAATTTAGCGCCAAATAACGCTAAAGGATTTACTTTGAATGGAGAAAACTATACCCCGCTTGGTGAAGGCACAGGTATGCTTGGCTTACCAGGAGACTACACCTCTCCTTCTCGATTTGTAAGAGCAACTGCTTTTATTAATACAACACTTCCAAGCAAGAATATAGAAGAAGGCATATTTCGTGCTTTCCATACATTAAACGCTTTCGATATTCCAAAAGGCGCAGTAAGGCAACCTACCCCAACTGGCGTCCATACAGATTACACCGTTTGGACATCGGCTGTGGATACCAAAAATTCAGTGTACTATTATAAAACGTATAAAAACCAAAATGTAAAGAAATTGGTGTTAAAAGATATCTTAGATCAAGCTAATGGCCAAATGTTAGTGATAGAGTCAGAGACACCAAGAATCTACGAAAACGTTGTTAAAGGCTAA
- a CDS encoding VOC family protein, with amino-acid sequence MKLLLLLFFSANLFASPVSKDIAKASKQETAKITTESKSAGIWHDLITPDLEASKAFYGDLLGWTFSDTNFKGLRYTIIYNGGNVIGGMIEIKSAKNATWISALPLDNTTLSTRIKAVIASGAKAILPPIKLPGRGKQVVFEGPSGEEFSLISENEFTVQLDDSSKNGNWIGMELWADNPAQASTFYDNAFGVSTTKSTYDNKPYWTFNADDKIVAGMLQNPITNQGSQWVPYIQQNDISAMLPALKKSGANILMNPNKNIRDGKIGIFQDPQGAIFAVQTL; translated from the coding sequence ATGAAATTACTATTATTACTCTTTTTTAGCGCAAATTTGTTCGCGAGTCCTGTATCAAAAGACATCGCAAAAGCCTCAAAACAGGAGACTGCTAAAATTACAACTGAATCGAAGTCAGCAGGAATCTGGCATGACTTAATTACGCCAGATCTCGAAGCATCAAAAGCCTTTTATGGTGATCTTTTAGGATGGACCTTTTCAGACACTAACTTTAAAGGATTGCGTTATACTATTATTTATAACGGAGGAAATGTCATTGGAGGTATGATTGAAATTAAATCCGCTAAAAATGCGACGTGGATCAGTGCTCTACCGCTTGATAATACTACTCTAAGTACAAGAATAAAAGCAGTTATCGCCTCTGGCGCTAAAGCCATACTCCCTCCTATAAAACTTCCTGGGCGAGGTAAGCAAGTAGTTTTCGAAGGACCTTCGGGTGAAGAATTTTCTTTAATTTCTGAGAACGAGTTTACAGTACAATTAGACGATTCTTCTAAAAATGGAAATTGGATTGGGATGGAATTATGGGCAGATAATCCTGCACAAGCCTCTACATTTTATGACAATGCCTTTGGTGTTTCAACAACAAAGAGTACTTACGACAACAAACCGTACTGGACGTTTAATGCAGATGATAAAATTGTCGCAGGAATGTTACAGAACCCTATAACCAATCAAGGGTCACAGTGGGTACCGTATATTCAGCAAAACGACATTAGCGCTATGCTGCCTGCATTAAAGAAGTCAGGAGCTAATATCCTAATGAACCCTAATAAAAACATCAGAGATGGAAAAATTGGTATCTTTCAAGATCCTCAAGGTGCCATATTCGCTGTACAAACACTTTAA
- a CDS encoding amidohydrolase, with product MNKFLVIIILILSIVLGCKENTKSSEPDESQTKTKLSTQQTIYFGGDIITMDGKVLELAEAVVAQNDEIVYVGSLAEAKTEFPKATEHNLKGNTLMPGLVEPHVHPSLAATMLPNEIIAPYDWVLPNGTKKGVTGHDAYMERITNSINENAKEGEMYFIWGYHQLWHGELSRDMINTITKDKPVGIIHRSFHEIYLNDAAIALLGITEADFKGNPQVEWEKGHFYEGGWLALVPKMATIMLEPTRYMKGLGMMTQLIQQNGITTVAEPGFPSSDFDGELTLLKKEMSKEPPYDVYLIPSGTQLFGMKGGNKEAMAFMETLESAYSTDNIHFLPKQVKLFSDGAIYSQAMQMKENYDDGHNGEWMTPLDLFQEQISMYWNNGYKIHVHSNGDKGIQQVLDYLVEDQKRKPRKNHRFTLHHMGYFTDDMAAQIAEMGIEGSVNPYYLWALADKYSEVGLGKDRGENLVRINSLVKRDVPVSFHSDFSMAPMEPLTLAWTAVNRVTSQNNAFSQDQRISVYDAMRAITIDAARTLNLEKQIGSIAEGKRANFVILDKSPFTIDPMEIKDIKVLATIFEGRFNIIKSNNLRAR from the coding sequence ATGAATAAGTTTTTAGTTATAATCATTCTAATTTTGTCTATAGTCTTGGGATGTAAGGAAAACACAAAGAGTTCTGAACCTGATGAATCCCAAACTAAAACAAAATTGTCAACACAACAAACGATTTATTTTGGTGGGGATATCATAACCATGGATGGTAAAGTATTGGAACTTGCAGAAGCTGTAGTGGCGCAAAATGATGAAATTGTATATGTGGGATCCCTCGCTGAGGCTAAAACAGAATTTCCAAAGGCAACAGAACACAATCTCAAGGGCAACACCCTAATGCCTGGTTTGGTAGAGCCTCACGTACATCCTTCATTAGCAGCTACGATGCTACCTAATGAGATTATAGCGCCATATGACTGGGTACTGCCAAACGGAACCAAAAAAGGGGTCACAGGACATGATGCCTACATGGAACGTATTACAAACTCCATTAATGAGAATGCAAAAGAAGGTGAAATGTATTTTATTTGGGGATATCATCAGTTATGGCATGGCGAATTATCACGAGATATGATCAATACCATAACTAAAGACAAGCCGGTTGGGATTATCCACCGCTCGTTTCATGAAATTTATCTTAATGATGCCGCAATTGCCTTGTTAGGTATTACAGAAGCCGACTTTAAGGGGAATCCTCAAGTAGAATGGGAAAAAGGTCATTTTTACGAAGGTGGCTGGTTAGCATTGGTTCCCAAAATGGCCACAATCATGCTTGAGCCTACACGTTACATGAAAGGTCTAGGCATGATGACCCAATTAATCCAACAAAATGGAATTACTACTGTCGCTGAACCTGGTTTCCCAAGTTCTGATTTCGATGGTGAGTTAACGCTTCTCAAAAAGGAAATGTCAAAAGAACCACCATATGACGTGTATCTCATTCCAAGTGGTACGCAATTATTTGGAATGAAAGGCGGTAATAAAGAGGCTATGGCTTTTATGGAAACTTTAGAAAGTGCCTACAGCACAGACAATATCCATTTTTTACCCAAACAAGTGAAATTGTTTTCTGATGGAGCAATTTATAGCCAAGCCATGCAAATGAAAGAGAATTATGACGATGGACATAATGGTGAATGGATGACCCCATTAGATTTGTTCCAAGAACAAATAAGCATGTACTGGAACAATGGTTATAAAATTCACGTACATTCTAACGGTGATAAAGGCATTCAACAGGTCTTAGACTATTTAGTTGAAGATCAAAAAAGAAAACCGAGAAAGAATCATCGGTTTACCCTACACCACATGGGTTACTTTACAGACGATATGGCCGCACAAATTGCAGAAATGGGCATTGAAGGTTCTGTAAACCCCTATTACTTATGGGCTTTAGCCGATAAGTACAGTGAAGTGGGCTTAGGAAAAGACCGAGGAGAGAACTTAGTACGCATAAATAGTTTAGTGAAGCGTGATGTGCCAGTATCATTTCACTCTGACTTTTCTATGGCGCCTATGGAGCCATTAACACTTGCTTGGACCGCTGTAAACCGAGTAACCTCTCAAAACAATGCGTTTTCTCAAGACCAACGTATTTCAGTCTATGATGCAATGCGTGCCATAACTATAGATGCGGCACGTACGCTTAATTTAGAAAAGCAAATCGGTTCTATAGCTGAAGGGAAACGCGCTAATTTTGTGATTTTAGATAAAAGTCCTTTTACAATAGACCCTATGGAAATTAAAGATATAAAAGTGTTAGCAACAATTTTTGAAGGTCGCTTTAATATCATTAAATCGAATAACCTTAGAGCGAGATAA
- a CDS encoding HdeD family acid-resistance protein has translation MKNIKLIQDAVDTWYIPLIFGLIFVFLGVYCTFFSEDTFLTLSKIIGYAVLVSSLIELYVILAHKKKKVTSQGSLMFAFIDLAIALILISRPQISFIVLSILIAMVVFVRSIYTIFRSFDLKAVGVNDWWLALLMGLIGIALSYILINNPKLAGKTVAFWIGIAFVATGVLSVFISFKLRKLRAVSDKIGSELRIKWDAINEEINEKLNN, from the coding sequence ATGAAGAATATTAAATTAATACAAGACGCAGTAGATACATGGTATATACCCTTAATTTTTGGCCTTATTTTTGTTTTTTTAGGAGTATATTGCACTTTTTTTTCAGAGGACACGTTTTTAACTCTTTCGAAGATCATTGGATACGCTGTTTTGGTTTCAAGTCTTATAGAATTGTACGTAATTCTAGCTCATAAAAAAAAGAAAGTTACTTCTCAAGGAAGCTTAATGTTTGCATTTATTGATTTAGCTATTGCTCTAATTCTAATTTCGAGACCTCAGATTAGCTTTATTGTGCTTTCCATTCTAATAGCTATGGTTGTGTTTGTGCGCTCTATATACACCATATTTCGTTCCTTCGACCTAAAAGCTGTTGGCGTAAATGACTGGTGGCTTGCACTTCTTATGGGGCTTATCGGTATTGCGCTTTCTTACATTTTAATTAATAACCCTAAACTTGCTGGTAAAACAGTTGCATTTTGGATTGGGATCGCTTTTGTAGCGACAGGAGTGTTAAGTGTTTTTATATCTTTTAAATTGAGGAAATTAAGAGCTGTTTCTGATAAAATTGGTTCAGAACTTAGGATTAAATGGGATGCAATTAATGAAGAAATAAATGAGAAATTGAATAATTAA